CTGGCAAGCCCTGATCCTGCTGGCGGTGACCATCATGAAGGTCTTCATCTACGACGTCTCGGAACTGGAGAAGGGCTACCGCATCATGAGCCTGATTGCGCTGGGCGTGCTGCTGCTGGGAGTCTCTTTCGTCTATCAGCGGGACTGGCTCAAGCTTTCCGCGCGCAGCCGCGCGGAGGAGCGTGGCGCTGCTGGAGGGACGTCATGAGGTGGCGGCTGGCGGTACTGCTTCTGGCAGCTCTGGCGCATCCGGCGTGGGCGGCGAGTGACGCCTCGATCAGCTACTTCACGCACGTGCGCGACGTCTCCGTGAGCGATCCGGAGCGG
This window of the Terriglobales bacterium genome carries:
- a CDS encoding DUF2339 domain-containing protein, with the translated sequence WQALILLAVTIMKVFIYDVSELEKGYRIMSLIALGVLLLGVSFVYQRDWLKLSARSRAEERGAAGGTS